TGGCGCTGATCAGCGAGACCAGGACGGACGTACCGAGCGCCCCGCCGATCTGCAGGGTGGTCGCCTGGAGGCCGCCGGCCACACCGGCGTACCGGACGGGGGCGTTGCCCACGATGGCGTCCGAGGAGGCCGACATCACCATGCCGACGCCGAGGCCGAGCGCGATGAACGGCGGCCACATCGTGGCGTAGGCGGAGTCGGTCTGCCAGGTGAGCATGCCGAAGCAGGATGCCGCCTGGAGCAGCATGCCCACCGGCATGGTCAGCCGCGGCCCGAAGCGCTGGGTCAGGGCCGCGCCCAGCGGTGAGGCGACCAGCGAGGCGAGACTGAGCGGAAGTGTGCGCACGCCCGCCTCGACGGGGGTGAAGCCGCGCACGTTCTGGAGATACAGCATCACGAAGAAGATCACTCCGAGCAGGACGAAGAAGTTCAGCGCGGTGATGACCGCGCCGATCGTCAGTGCCCGGCTGCGGAACAGGCTCATCGGCAGCAAGGGGTGCGCGGTCCGGGTCTCGTGCCGCCCGAACACGAGCAGCAGGACCAGTCCGGCGGCGACGGCGCCCAGCGTTCCGGCGGAGGTCCAGCCCCAGGTCTCGCCCTTGACGACACCGAAGACCACGGCCAGCAGACCGAGGGCGAGCAGGACGAGACCGGGAAGGTCGAAGCGCTCCCGGCCGGCGGCCCCACGGCTCTCCGGGAGGACGAGGACGCCGAAGACGATGGCGGCGACGCCTATGGGGGCGTTGATGTAGAAGACGGACTCCCAGTCGACGTGTTCCACGAGGAGTCCGCCGACGATGGGTCCGAGGGCGGTCGCCACGGCGGAGACCATGGCCCAGATGCCCACGGCCATGCCGAACTTCTTCGGCGGGAAGACGGAGCGCAGCAGGCCGAGGGTGTTGGGCATCAGCAGTCCGCCGAAGGCGCCCTGGAGCGCGCGGAAGGCGACCACGCCCTCGACCGAGCCGGAGAGGCCGATGGCGACGGAGGCGAGGGTGAAGCCGGCGACGCCCACGAGGTAGTAGGTGCGCCGCCCGAACCGGTCGCCGAGCTTGCCGCCCAGGATGAGGGTGGCGGCCAGGGCGAGCAGGTAGGCGTTGGTGACCCACTGGAGTTGGGCGGTCGACGCGTGCAGGTCGCTGCCGATCGCGGGGTTGGCGATGGCGACGACGGAGCCGTCGAGCTGGACCATGAAGAGTCCGAACGCGACGGCGAGCAGGGTCAGCCACGGGTTGGACCGCCGACGGCCGGCCGCCGGTCGGGCGGTCTCGGCCGGGGGCGCGGTGGGGTCGGCCACGGGGGTGGAGGGCATGAACGGGCCTTCGCTTCCAGGTTCGGCAGGGTGGTGCGCCAAGACATGGCGGTCCGCGGGAGCACGGCGGAGCGGCCGCGGGCACGAAGGTGCGCCTGCGGCCGGCGAGAACGCGCGGGTTCCGCCCGGTCAGCGGGCGGTGGGGTGGAGGTGGCGCGCCAACGCGTCGAGCGCGTCCAGGGCGGAGCCGAGCGCGCCCTGCTGCCCCTCGGTGAGGGAGGTCAGGGCGTGGCGGATGAACGCGGCCTCGAGTTCCCGCACCTCGGAGACCCGCTGACGCGCCATGGCCGTGAGGTGGAGGTGGGCGACCCGCTTGTCCGCGCTGTCCTGCCGGCGCTCCAGATCACCCCGCTCGGTGAGCTGGGAGACCAGGGCGCTGACGTTGTTCGGCTTCATCAGCAGGGCCTCGGCGGCCTCGCGCACCGTGGCGCCCTCGCGCTGCGCGACGAAGCGCAGCAGGGCGAGCTGGCCCTCCGGGGGCTTGGGGTGCGGGTATGCGGCGGTGACCTGCCGGTCCAGCGCCCGGTGCAGCGCGGGAAGGCACGCCGCGAGCCCGGAGGCCACGCGGTCGATGTCCCGGCGAGGGGTACTGGAGTCGGTCACCCGCGGATAATAAGTATAGCCATATAGGTATGTCAAAAGACCAAAGATCGAGCCCGCGGCACCACCGGCGCAACGCACTCGCAACCTTCCCCGTGCTGGGATGCGCCCCCATGGGCGACACATACGAGGAGACCCCCCGCGTCGAGCTGACCGCGGAGGCCGCCGTACTGCTGCGACGGCTCCGCGAGACGCACGGCCCGCTGATGTTCCACCAGTCCGGCGGCTGCTGCGACGGCAGCGCCCCCATGTGCTACCCCGCGGGCGAATTCCGCACCGGCGGTTCGGACGTCCTGCTCGGCGAACTGGAGGTCGACGGTGTCGGGGAGCCGGTGGAGTTCTGGATGTCGCGCAGCCAGTACGAGGCCTGGAGTCACACCCGGCTGACCGTGGACGTCGTCGAGGGCCGCGGCAGCGGCTTCTCCCTGGAGGCGCCCGAGGGGGTGCGCTTCCTCATCCGCTCGCGAGTCGTCGACGCCTAGGCCGCCCGCGGCCCGGTCTACGGTCTGAGGCTGCTCACGATGTCCGCCGTCGCGGTCAGACCGCTGTTGATGGTCGGGGCGATGCTCGTGCTCGCCAGGTAGAAGCCGAGCAGCAGGCACACCAGCGCGTGCGAGATCTTCAGCCCTCCGTTGCGCAGGAAGATCACCGCGAGGACGAACAGCAACAGCACCACAGAGATGGAAACGGCCATCGTCAACCTCCTCCGCCACGTCCACTTCGCGGCGTTCGGCCGCAAGTGTGGCGTAGCGGAGGGTTCGTCCGGGCGGCTGACCTGTCCTCCGAACGAGTGGTGTTCGCGCCGGAGTCCTACGCGCCCCGGTGGGCGTCGAGGAACGCCTCCAGGCCCGCGAGGTCGTCGGTGTTGAGGTGGTCGACACCGGCGGCGACCAGTTCGGTCCACACGGCGTCCCGCGCGGGGCCCGCGATGTCGGGCGTGGCCCAGAACCGGACCCGCCGCCCGCGGGCGTGCGCCGCGCCAACGATGCCCCGCAGCCTGCGCCGTTCGGCGGGCGGGAAGGCGCCCACGCCCTGCCAGGTGAAGTTGAGCGTCCAGTTGTCGCTGATCAGCGGGACGAAGGAGGCGGGTGCGGTGGTGCCGAGGTCGGTGAGCCGGCCGTCGTAGAAGGCGCGG
The Streptomyces sp. NBC_01723 genome window above contains:
- a CDS encoding MFS transporter; translated protein: MPSTPVADPTAPPAETARPAAGRRRSNPWLTLLAVAFGLFMVQLDGSVVAIANPAIGSDLHASTAQLQWVTNAYLLALAATLILGGKLGDRFGRRTYYLVGVAGFTLASVAIGLSGSVEGVVAFRALQGAFGGLLMPNTLGLLRSVFPPKKFGMAVGIWAMVSAVATALGPIVGGLLVEHVDWESVFYINAPIGVAAIVFGVLVLPESRGAAGRERFDLPGLVLLALGLLAVVFGVVKGETWGWTSAGTLGAVAAGLVLLLVFGRHETRTAHPLLPMSLFRSRALTIGAVITALNFFVLLGVIFFVMLYLQNVRGFTPVEAGVRTLPLSLASLVASPLGAALTQRFGPRLTMPVGMLLQAASCFGMLTWQTDSAYATMWPPFIALGLGVGMVMSASSDAIVGNAPVRYAGVAGGLQATTLQIGGALGTSVLVSLISARVGSTLTGELTGAGVPAAVAHGLREAEDAVAMGVAPVSGDLPAGLRAAVVEGSGQAFMNGVHLAVAVTGVLCLFGAVLAAAGVRRAPEGGADH
- a CDS encoding MarR family winged helix-turn-helix transcriptional regulator — protein: MTDSSTPRRDIDRVASGLAACLPALHRALDRQVTAAYPHPKPPEGQLALLRFVAQREGATVREAAEALLMKPNNVSALVSQLTERGDLERRQDSADKRVAHLHLTAMARQRVSEVRELEAAFIRHALTSLTEGQQGALGSALDALDALARHLHPTAR
- a CDS encoding DUF779 domain-containing protein, translated to MGDTYEETPRVELTAEAAVLLRRLRETHGPLMFHQSGGCCDGSAPMCYPAGEFRTGGSDVLLGELEVDGVGEPVEFWMSRSQYEAWSHTRLTVDVVEGRGSGFSLEAPEGVRFLIRSRVVDA